A single window of Flavobacterium aestivum DNA harbors:
- a CDS encoding S24 family peptidase produces the protein MSIEKITHRLCKYMEYKGLNPNNITVDAGLSVGLIGKAIKNSAGLNSDTIEKILHSYIDLNPIWFVLGEGEMLKPNVQDMSHFENVTKTVTFSEETKNKENVSLLVNEDKSVLSSKMPKIVTVSESGKDNVVLVPTKAAAGYLLGYGDPHFVQTLPTFSLPNIQNGTFRMFQVSGHSMYPTLNDGSYVVGEWVENWIKDIKDNRIYVIVSNDGILVKRVLNRLKKYDNLYLKSDNRKEYPNISLETYHIKEVWAVKMHLSFELPDPTVLYDRVGDLEAEIDHIKSLLKSKN, from the coding sequence ATGAGTATAGAAAAAATTACACATAGGTTATGTAAATACATGGAATACAAAGGATTGAATCCTAACAATATTACCGTTGACGCAGGCTTATCTGTAGGATTAATTGGTAAAGCCATTAAGAATTCAGCTGGTTTGAACTCAGATACTATAGAAAAAATTCTACATTCTTATATAGACTTAAATCCTATTTGGTTTGTTTTAGGAGAGGGTGAGATGTTAAAACCAAATGTGCAGGATATGTCACACTTTGAAAATGTCACAAAAACTGTCACATTTTCGGAAGAAACGAAAAATAAAGAAAATGTATCACTTTTAGTAAATGAGGACAAATCTGTTTTGTCTAGCAAAATGCCAAAGATTGTTACTGTAAGTGAAAGCGGGAAGGATAATGTAGTACTGGTACCTACTAAAGCTGCAGCTGGGTATTTATTAGGTTATGGAGATCCACACTTTGTACAGACATTACCAACCTTTAGTTTGCCAAATATTCAGAATGGTACTTTTAGAATGTTTCAAGTATCAGGTCATTCTATGTATCCAACTTTAAACGATGGGTCTTATGTAGTTGGTGAATGGGTAGAGAATTGGATTAAAGACATAAAAGACAATCGTATATATGTGATTGTCAGTAATGATGGTATTCTTGTTAAGCGTGTTTTAAACCGTTTGAAAAAATATGACAATTTATATTTGAAATCAGATAATAGAAAGGAGTATCCTAATATATCTCTAGAGACATATCATATAAAAGAAGTCTGGGCTGTAAAAATGCACCTTTCTTTTGAATTACCTGACCCAACCGTATTATATGACCGTGTAGGGGACTTAGAAGCTGAAATCGACCATATAAAATCACTTTTAAAAAGCAAAAATTAA
- a CDS encoding glycine--tRNA ligase — protein MAKQEDLFKNVISHAKEYGFIFPSSEIYDGLSAVYDYAQNGVELKKNIREYWWKSMVQMNENIVGLDAAILMHPTTWKASGHVDAFNDPLIDNKDSKKRYRADVLIEDYAEKLNQKAIKEIEKAKTRFGDAFNEQEFVTTNARVMEYKAREREILERMGRSLGNNDLDDVKALIEELEIACPESGSRNWTDVKQFNLMFGTKLGASAENAMDLYLRPETAQGIFVNFLNVQKSGRMKVPFGIAQTGKAFRNEIVARQFIFRMREFEQMEMQFFVRPGEEMQWYEHWKATRLNWHLSLGLGKENYRFHDHEKLAHYANAAADIEFNFPFGFKELEGIHSRTDFDLKAHEQYSGRKLQYFDTELNQNYVPYVVETSVGLDRMFLAVFATSLKEETLEDGSTRTVLKLPAVLAPTKAAVLPLVKKDGLPEISKKIIDDLKWDFNVAYDEKDAVGRRYRRQDALGTPFCITVDHQTIEDQTVTIRHRDTMKQDRVSIADLKSIIENEVSMKNWLMKM, from the coding sequence ATGGCAAAACAAGAAGATTTATTTAAGAATGTAATTTCGCATGCAAAAGAGTACGGATTTATCTTTCCGTCAAGCGAAATATACGATGGTTTAAGTGCAGTCTATGATTATGCACAAAACGGAGTAGAATTAAAAAAGAATATACGCGAATATTGGTGGAAATCGATGGTTCAAATGAACGAGAACATCGTAGGTCTAGACGCGGCTATATTGATGCATCCAACCACTTGGAAAGCATCAGGTCACGTAGATGCCTTCAATGATCCATTGATAGACAACAAAGATTCGAAAAAAAGATATAGAGCCGATGTCCTTATTGAAGATTATGCTGAAAAGTTAAATCAAAAAGCAATCAAGGAAATCGAAAAAGCCAAAACTCGTTTTGGCGATGCTTTTAACGAACAAGAGTTTGTAACCACCAACGCAAGAGTGATGGAATACAAAGCCAGAGAAAGAGAAATTCTGGAAAGAATGGGACGTTCTTTGGGTAACAATGATTTGGATGATGTAAAAGCATTGATTGAAGAATTGGAAATTGCCTGCCCTGAATCAGGTTCCAGAAACTGGACAGATGTAAAACAATTCAACTTAATGTTTGGCACCAAATTAGGAGCTTCTGCTGAAAATGCAATGGATTTGTATTTGCGTCCAGAAACTGCACAAGGTATTTTTGTTAACTTCCTAAACGTACAAAAATCAGGAAGAATGAAAGTTCCTTTTGGAATTGCACAAACTGGAAAAGCTTTTAGAAATGAAATCGTAGCAAGACAATTCATCTTCCGTATGCGTGAATTTGAACAAATGGAAATGCAATTTTTTGTGCGTCCAGGCGAAGAAATGCAATGGTACGAACACTGGAAAGCAACTCGTTTAAACTGGCATTTATCTCTAGGATTAGGAAAAGAAAATTACCGTTTTCACGATCATGAAAAATTGGCTCATTATGCCAATGCTGCGGCCGATATTGAATTTAATTTCCCTTTTGGTTTCAAAGAATTGGAAGGAATTCACTCTAGAACTGATTTTGACTTAAAAGCACACGAACAATATTCAGGTAGAAAACTACAATATTTTGATACCGAACTAAATCAAAACTACGTTCCTTATGTGGTAGAAACCTCTGTGGGATTAGATAGAATGTTCTTGGCTGTTTTCGCTACTTCGCTAAAAGAAGAAACACTAGAAGATGGCTCTACAAGAACAGTACTGAAATTACCAGCAGTTTTAGCCCCAACAAAAGCGGCCGTTTTACCATTAGTTAAAAAAGACGGATTACCAGAAATTTCTAAAAAAATCATTGATGATTTGAAATGGGATTTCAACGTTGCTTATGATGAAAAAGACGCTGTAGGTCGTCGCTACAGAAGACAAGATGCATTGGGAACTCCTTTCTGTATCACAGTAGATCATCAAACTATCGAAGACCAAACGGTAACTATTCGTCATAGAGATACAATGAAACAAGATCGTGTATCCATTGCCGACTTGAAATCTATTATTGAAAACGAAGTTTCTATGAAAAACTGGTTAATGAAAATGTAA
- a CDS encoding DUF3850 domain-containing protein — protein MNHELKIHPQFYKDVLLGVKKVEVRKNDRNYQENDLLILNEFDPKKEKYTGGQIKRRVDYIIKDVLGLDPEYVVLQISKPL, from the coding sequence ATGAACCACGAACTAAAAATTCACCCTCAATTTTACAAAGATGTATTATTAGGGGTAAAGAAAGTAGAAGTCCGAAAAAATGATCGGAATTATCAAGAAAATGACCTTCTAATACTCAATGAATTTGACCCAAAAAAGGAAAAATATACCGGTGGTCAAATTAAAAGACGGGTAGATTATATCATTAAAGATGTTTTGGGTTTAGACCCTGAATATGTAGTCTTACAAATATCAAAACCTTTGTAA
- a CDS encoding ComF family protein: protein MFNSLINLFFPKVCAGCKSFIGANEYVICTFCRHELPLTNHHLSLENEAFKKFYGQIPVEYASALLYFHKKGIVQELIHNLKYKGHEEIGTVLGEWYAADLMNSEIAKNADVIIPVPLHKKRLKERGYNQVTNFGMALSENFNIPLNDTILYRKRYSKTQSKKDLLGRSEGIETVFDVAFTEKDANKHYLLIDDVLTTGATLEACSRALLKIPGAKISIVCMAMAHS, encoded by the coding sequence ATGTTTAATTCCTTGATTAATTTATTTTTCCCAAAGGTTTGTGCTGGTTGTAAATCATTTATAGGCGCGAATGAATATGTAATTTGTACTTTTTGCCGTCATGAATTACCTTTAACGAACCATCATTTGAGTCTTGAAAATGAAGCTTTCAAGAAATTTTATGGACAGATTCCTGTCGAATATGCTTCGGCTTTATTGTATTTCCATAAAAAGGGAATCGTTCAGGAATTGATTCATAATTTGAAGTACAAAGGGCATGAAGAGATAGGGACTGTTTTAGGCGAATGGTATGCTGCTGATTTAATGAACAGTGAGATAGCCAAAAATGCAGATGTGATTATTCCGGTGCCTTTGCATAAAAAAAGATTGAAAGAGAGAGGTTATAATCAAGTTACCAATTTTGGTATGGCGTTATCCGAAAATTTTAATATTCCATTGAATGATACAATTCTTTACCGAAAAAGATATTCTAAAACCCAATCAAAGAAAGATCTTTTGGGAAGATCTGAAGGAATTGAGACTGTTTTTGACGTTGCTTTTACCGAAAAAGACGCCAATAAGCATTATCTCTTGATAGATGATGTACTAACTACTGGAGCGACTCTGGAGGCATGTTCGAGAGCATTACTTAAAATCCCTGGAGCAAAGATTAGTATCGTTTGTATGGCTATGGCACATTCGTGA
- a CDS encoding integrase catalytic domain-containing protein translates to MQLLPQDIIIRNYKDGETLWVSQRLVLQICQVTEEYLRTRARALFKKSIQKGYKYGDFLPNTGSAWRWGKANGTFYYDYDCLPDRKPTHYRSKFGAKHELLQAYEALQSADKSNKQNQLKNAIQAQVNTFIDNTDITYYMYSAIVGFNQKQAEQMATGRAWCIWIMKQLFNDNFKLLGINKKQDFYQVCTDMLAPLELEGFKINSPAYLRNKINEFPFTGDTIEQLKFFISGKYGNDNAQIVGKFPLIDESTGQIYQFDIHQAMMFHLYMNPGGSSKEYIRTLWERDYCEDVQEFDLQPVAYRTFCHHLTRFSSQIKTARARHGEDYYKKHVQTYVTTERLQYAHSLFAGDGSGTINYKYKKADGKWHTMKLYVILITDVASRHIAGWSVAPVGSHKETEAMTKAAVKMAIENGGNQTMFEFISDNHGAFTSKESKSFLNLAFNKVRTIEAGNSQANPAETQFRLFKRSLKDIQNFLSTSWGTGLEGQANPDHINIDDMPTYDDAVIQMHELIKRWNATKLRDGVAPVERFAIKHPNCQPLEPIVMRYLFAKHTKVDVSYMRGYVNVYRTKGYSDSELFQFEIPQFGGVGTELIAKATGYTTGAQVKVVWDETFADLYTLDEKFIMSCPRSIGTSQSHAEMDEQKTNALGHLKGRKAKQTEYIDDFETSLNEVMEGLSYEHSIALGGNKESYNKNQINNENTNLKNTTKQRVNRDFNSSEWSA, encoded by the coding sequence ATGCAACTGTTACCCCAAGACATCATTATACGTAATTACAAAGACGGTGAAACCTTATGGGTTTCGCAACGCTTGGTATTACAAATTTGTCAAGTAACAGAAGAATATTTAAGAACACGTGCTAGAGCACTATTCAAAAAATCAATCCAAAAAGGCTATAAATACGGCGACTTTTTACCCAATACAGGAAGTGCTTGGCGTTGGGGCAAAGCAAACGGGACGTTTTACTACGACTACGATTGTTTACCTGATCGCAAACCAACTCACTACCGTTCAAAATTTGGCGCAAAGCATGAGCTTCTACAAGCGTATGAGGCTCTGCAAAGTGCTGATAAATCTAACAAGCAAAATCAATTAAAAAACGCTATCCAAGCGCAAGTAAACACGTTCATTGACAATACTGACATTACTTATTACATGTACAGTGCAATTGTAGGCTTCAATCAAAAACAAGCCGAACAAATGGCGACTGGACGTGCTTGGTGCATTTGGATAATGAAACAATTGTTTAATGATAACTTCAAGTTACTTGGAATCAATAAAAAACAGGACTTCTACCAAGTGTGTACTGATATGTTGGCACCGCTGGAACTGGAAGGTTTTAAAATCAATTCTCCTGCCTATTTACGCAATAAGATAAATGAGTTTCCATTTACAGGCGATACAATCGAACAATTGAAGTTCTTTATTTCGGGTAAATATGGAAATGACAACGCCCAAATAGTGGGTAAATTCCCTTTAATTGACGAAAGCACAGGTCAAATTTACCAGTTTGATATACATCAGGCTATGATGTTTCATCTGTATATGAATCCTGGCGGTTCGTCAAAAGAATATATCCGCACACTTTGGGAGCGTGATTATTGCGAAGATGTTCAAGAATTTGACTTACAGCCTGTAGCCTATCGTACTTTTTGTCATCATTTGACCCGTTTTAGCTCACAAATCAAAACAGCTAGAGCGCGTCACGGTGAAGACTATTACAAAAAGCACGTTCAAACATACGTAACTACAGAAAGATTACAATACGCACACTCATTATTTGCGGGTGATGGTTCAGGAACTATCAACTACAAGTATAAAAAAGCTGACGGCAAGTGGCATACAATGAAACTATATGTAATTCTTATTACTGATGTAGCAAGTAGACACATTGCGGGTTGGTCCGTTGCTCCTGTAGGTTCTCACAAAGAAACTGAAGCTATGACTAAAGCAGCTGTTAAAATGGCTATTGAAAACGGAGGCAATCAAACGATGTTCGAGTTTATTTCTGATAACCACGGAGCATTTACTTCAAAAGAAAGCAAATCATTCTTAAATCTTGCTTTCAACAAAGTAAGAACCATTGAAGCGGGTAATTCACAAGCAAACCCTGCAGAAACTCAATTCCGTTTGTTTAAACGCAGTTTAAAAGACATTCAAAACTTCCTTTCAACATCATGGGGAACTGGTTTAGAAGGTCAGGCAAATCCTGATCATATCAATATCGATGATATGCCGACCTATGATGATGCTGTAATTCAGATGCATGAACTTATTAAGCGTTGGAATGCTACCAAACTACGTGATGGTGTTGCGCCTGTAGAACGCTTCGCAATTAAACACCCAAATTGCCAACCGCTTGAACCAATAGTAATGCGCTATTTGTTTGCTAAGCATACCAAAGTAGATGTAAGTTATATGCGAGGATATGTAAATGTTTATCGTACCAAAGGATACAGTGATAGTGAGTTATTCCAGTTCGAAATACCACAATTTGGAGGCGTAGGGACTGAATTGATTGCTAAAGCTACAGGTTACACCACAGGCGCTCAGGTAAAAGTAGTATGGGATGAAACCTTTGCTGATTTATACACACTGGATGAAAAATTTATAATGAGTTGTCCTAGATCGATTGGGACTTCACAATCTCATGCTGAAATGGACGAACAAAAAACCAATGCTTTAGGACACTTGAAAGGACGCAAAGCAAAACAAACTGAGTATATCGATGATTTCGAAACTTCACTTAATGAAGTAATGGAAGGATTAAGCTATGAGCATAGCATCGCACTTGGTGGCAATAAAGAATCTTATAATAAAAATCAAATAAATAACGAGAATACTAACCTTAAAAATACGACCAAACAGAGAGTAAATAGAGACTTTAATAGCTCTGAATGGTCGGCTTAA
- a CDS encoding LytR/AlgR family response regulator transcription factor: MNYSYIIIDDDPESVLKTKAITANFSELHFIAEAYNYADALNLIIEHSPKLIFIEIDPVHKKSKLSLNLIDTLYRYLTVIPKIIITTSKKDLAYEAIQYEVTDYLIKPLKKIDFKKLILKLKKIHWDDEIFIIQSPHHEENSISTLSIETSHKKKNHILCIKSYGDHRYIDSKDICYLQADNNSTDIHLNNGEVVTAFKTLKHFEAVLSTPFVRIHNSFIINRNYIARIHTGNSVCYIKNTTIKLPFSKSYKKNIDFIISDFSNENYIEV; this comes from the coding sequence ATGAATTATTCGTACATTATAATTGACGATGATCCAGAAAGTGTTTTGAAAACGAAAGCCATTACTGCTAATTTTTCAGAACTTCACTTTATTGCAGAAGCATATAATTATGCCGACGCTCTAAATCTAATTATAGAGCATAGCCCCAAACTAATTTTTATCGAAATAGATCCAGTACACAAAAAAAGCAAGCTTTCCCTGAATCTAATTGATACATTGTATAGATACCTAACAGTTATCCCAAAAATTATTATAACCACATCAAAAAAAGATTTAGCCTATGAAGCTATACAATATGAAGTAACTGATTATTTAATAAAACCTCTAAAGAAAATCGATTTTAAAAAATTAATCTTAAAATTGAAAAAAATACATTGGGATGATGAGATTTTTATAATTCAATCCCCACACCATGAAGAAAACTCTATATCAACCCTATCTATTGAAACTTCACACAAGAAAAAAAATCATATACTATGCATCAAATCGTATGGGGACCATAGATATATTGATTCGAAAGACATTTGCTATTTACAAGCCGATAATAATTCAACAGATATTCATTTGAATAACGGAGAAGTCGTCACCGCTTTTAAAACTTTAAAACATTTTGAAGCTGTACTGTCAACCCCCTTTGTTAGAATTCACAATAGCTTTATTATCAATCGCAACTACATAGCTAGAATTCATACCGGAAACTCAGTTTGCTATATTAAAAATACCACCATAAAGCTTCCGTTTTCTAAATCTTACAAGAAAAATATAGACTTCATTATAAGTGATTTTTCCAACGAAAATTACATAGAAGTATAA
- a CDS encoding ATP-binding protein gives MAKLTQIQKLDLIPSAIEVYLSDNSTTQVALAKLAGIDKAYVNQIAKSNEFIGKAKIADKYYEAIALVIGFKLEKTYWQHFNTFNFKQSIITFEKAREKKIRLGVDGDTGLGKSYAADMFKRKHPAHVFLVKCSGIENSKEFAINLATEAGVTTTGTKGAIIKRACEKIKNLGNNPILIIDEFENSKAGNIPTVKTIADELQGYASVVVIGIDVQKMLKKAADSRKNGFVQTNRRWSFGWTNLDPSISEDIECICNELGIINKPAINWLKARVKDFDSLKNIITTALEEAEISGQEVTISMLNDLYPL, from the coding sequence ATGGCAAAGTTAACACAAATTCAAAAACTAGACCTAATACCCTCAGCAATTGAAGTGTATTTATCGGACAACTCCACTACACAGGTGGCATTGGCAAAATTAGCAGGAATTGATAAAGCCTACGTGAACCAAATAGCAAAATCTAATGAGTTTATTGGTAAAGCAAAAATTGCTGACAAATATTATGAAGCAATAGCTTTGGTTATTGGTTTTAAGTTAGAAAAAACCTATTGGCAACACTTCAATACGTTCAATTTCAAACAATCGATTATCACTTTTGAAAAAGCACGTGAAAAGAAAATCAGGTTAGGAGTTGATGGTGATACAGGACTAGGCAAAAGTTATGCGGCCGATATGTTTAAAAGAAAACATCCTGCACATGTATTCCTAGTTAAGTGTTCAGGCATAGAAAATTCAAAAGAGTTTGCTATCAATTTGGCAACTGAAGCTGGAGTAACCACCACAGGAACTAAAGGCGCAATTATCAAAAGAGCTTGTGAGAAAATCAAAAATCTAGGTAATAACCCAATATTGATTATTGACGAATTCGAGAACTCAAAAGCAGGCAACATTCCAACCGTTAAAACTATTGCAGACGAATTACAAGGCTATGCTTCAGTAGTGGTTATTGGTATTGATGTGCAAAAAATGCTAAAAAAAGCAGCAGATAGTCGTAAAAATGGCTTTGTACAAACTAATCGCCGCTGGTCATTTGGATGGACAAACTTAGATCCATCAATTAGCGAAGACATTGAATGTATTTGCAACGAATTAGGAATAATCAACAAACCTGCTATCAACTGGCTTAAAGCACGTGTAAAAGACTTCGATAGTCTTAAAAATATCATTACCACGGCACTTGAAGAAGCTGAAATATCAGGTCAAGAAGTTACCATCTCAATGTTAAATGATTTATACCCATTATGA
- a CDS encoding DUF3164 family protein, with the protein METTKPIAEMTASELRELAKQKEAAEQSQQIQRKKAYDTDKENFLNEVATKFTEVKKILFSLKNDTISHSENFNALKYHLEDKAVKEAKSFELKNDRVKIVVENQDKFDFNDSAIVHINAIKDIFRDKFEARNKGFYNLLDSILMKNSKGEYDAKLLNKARRQAKELGDEALMDEFDKLNDCLVVVGTAKYVRVYTKDDKNRWKDVSLSFSSL; encoded by the coding sequence ATGGAAACTACGAAACCAATTGCTGAAATGACAGCATCAGAATTAAGAGAATTAGCAAAACAAAAAGAAGCCGCAGAACAATCACAGCAAATACAGCGTAAAAAAGCTTATGATACTGATAAAGAAAACTTTTTAAACGAGGTTGCAACAAAGTTTACAGAGGTAAAAAAGATTCTATTCTCACTTAAAAATGATACGATTAGCCACTCCGAAAACTTCAATGCTTTGAAGTATCATCTAGAAGACAAAGCGGTTAAAGAAGCTAAGAGTTTCGAACTTAAAAATGACCGTGTAAAAATAGTAGTCGAAAACCAAGACAAGTTTGATTTTAACGACAGTGCCATTGTACACATCAATGCTATCAAGGACATTTTTAGAGACAAATTCGAGGCGAGAAATAAAGGTTTTTATAACCTTTTGGATAGCATTCTTATGAAAAACTCAAAAGGCGAATATGATGCTAAATTATTAAACAAGGCACGCCGTCAAGCTAAAGAATTAGGAGATGAAGCCTTGATGGATGAGTTTGACAAATTGAATGATTGCTTAGTGGTGGTAGGAACTGCGAAGTATGTGAGGGTTTATACCAAGGACGATAAGAACCGATGGAAAGATGTTTCTCTGAGCTTCTCAAGCTTGTAA